One genomic window of Nakamurella panacisegetis includes the following:
- a CDS encoding GNAT family N-acetyltransferase yields MTGSKGEHVIEHLEAQRRFRLSVDGAEAAVLDYLERPGVRDVTHTYADPRFRGTGAASELVQRVFDDTRARGLKIVPSCPYIPVWVSRHPDEKDLIAR; encoded by the coding sequence ATGACGGGATCCAAGGGCGAGCATGTGATCGAACACTTGGAGGCGCAGCGCCGTTTCCGGCTGTCCGTCGACGGGGCGGAGGCCGCGGTGCTCGACTATCTGGAACGGCCCGGCGTCAGGGACGTCACCCACACGTACGCCGACCCCCGATTTCGCGGTACCGGGGCAGCATCCGAGCTGGTCCAGCGCGTCTTCGACGACACCAGGGCCCGCGGTCTGAAGATCGTCCCGAGCTGCCCGTACATCCCGGTGTGGGTGTCCCGGCACCCGGACGAGAAGGATCTGATCGCCCGATGA